The DNA segment CAGCACGCGCGACTACGAGACGGTGGGCTTCGTGCTCAAGGGCCGCGCGGAGCTGCACCTGGAGGGACAGATGATCCTCCTCAACCCGGGTGACTCCTGGCTCGTGCCGCGCGGGGCCAGCCACACGTACAAGATCCTGGAGACCTTCTCCGCCGTGGAGGCGACCAGCCCCGTGGCCACCGCCCACGGCCGCGACGAGCACGAGGGGACGAAGAGCGCCAAGGCCTGACGAAGTCAGGGACTGCCCTCCGGGA comes from the Corallococcus macrosporus genome and includes:
- a CDS encoding cupin domain-containing protein translates to MGDTSVKKVESRHSPKGEMGQKYLASGVRVAMRLWEDEPPAEAKPLSTRDYETVGFVLKGRAELHLEGQMILLNPGDSWLVPRGASHTYKILETFSAVEATSPVATAHGRDEHEGTKSAKA